In Ananas comosus cultivar F153 linkage group 7, ASM154086v1, whole genome shotgun sequence, the sequence AGCATCACGTCAGTATATAAATTGTTTTAGAATTACATGTAATTGTTTTGCTTATTTGACCAactattgatcttgtttttagTTTAAGCTTTTCCAAACAATTGTAAAAGCTGAAACGTGCACTCCCTGAACCCACTGAAACTAGAAGTAACATTTGTAATCGGAATTGATTTATTAAAACAAAGACAATTGAACAATTCAAAATTGTGAATAAATTAAGGTGGAAACATTGCTAGGATGGATTTGGACTTCGATGATGAAGCATTGGACAACTTAGTCATCTCAGGACTTATCTCACTGTCGTCATCATTCCCCCTTCGACTTCTTTCTATCCCCCCCTCTCCCTTTGACTTCTTTCTATCTTTCCTTCCTCACTACAGACGCCATGAAACCGATTTACTTTATTTGTTCTCCCTTGCAGATAATGGCTGGAGGAGGTCGCAGATGAAGAGTTTGTGCACATGCACTGGTCGCTGCTAACCGTTATTGATTTCAACTGTACATATGCGAGGAAATCCCTTCTTGATGCCACAGGAGTTATCCTTATGTTCCTAATTATGTATGTTGTCTCAATGGCTTAATGTCTTAGCCCTAGAAAATCAGGTTTTGTTTCTCTTTCGAGTTTTTATTTGAATAGCCTCGATGGGGTTTTAATCCGAACGTTTGTTTAGAAACCAATGGAACTACGAAACTTTTTTCCTTTAGTTGGTCAGATAATATAGGAGGAGAAGCACTCGGACTAATCTTCTGTGATTCCTAGTAAATATGTGAATTACTGTACTAGTGAACAAGCCCTATCGTGTTGCTCATGTGTTACGCATCATTGCATTGTTGATCTTGTAACTTCATTCGTCATCATGGgttcacacatatatatatattccaaattGTAATATGTCCTATTCATTTAAGACTAATATTTTCACTCTagttttaccctttttttaaatattaaaaatctaaaaggaGTGTTTAAATTCGTGAATAGaaggtgtaaaatttacactttacTTTTAATATAAGCAGCATTTCTCCTTTTACTAATTGTGTATGTTTGgatgttagaaataataaaggGGGTGTGCTATTCGAATTTTATAGTCAAAGACAACaggaacgaaaaaaaaagccactgcccaaattttatttaacattgCTAAATGAATGCTGGATAAGCGGATTACGTGCACTGCtaaacaatttttcttttcttctctgttGTTGTACCTTCATCTTGTCCAATTTTTCTAATGTgccataaaaaatatgaatgctAGTGGTTTCATGTACTCATTCAGTGGTCCCAGAAAATTATTGCAATATTTTCTGCGAGTTTTAACTATAGTGACTCTTCCACCAAGCAATCAATGATCTCCATTTTTGAGGGAATCTCCAACATTTGTAGGATACAATGAAGAGTTAAAAACTCTCCCTTTCCCCATGCAGTATGTTACTACTCTTCTCCTTGTGTTAATAATCCTTTCCATGTATCTTCTCATCCTCTTTGACTCTCTGTGCCTGAGACTTATCATCAACAACATAGCTGTGAACTTAATAGCCTTTTTTTGTGGAGATTGTTTCTATAGTCAATAATAGCAGGGCTTGAAGGGATGGGATAAGTTGGTTCTTGCTCCACTAGTAAATTGCTAGACAATGGTTAGGGGGGGGGTTTGAATTGTGTGGGAGCACATACAGCTGTGGATGATGGTGATGGTATGGGCTCTTGGGTATGTGATGAGGGCCCAATCTGAATGAAAAGAACTTTTGAAACTACAGTAATTGCATTAGTCTTGTGTGGGGTCTACAATTTTCCCTCTGCTCACTCTACGATCTTTCCTGTTCTTCTTCGCTGCAGTTATCTCTTATAATTACTAGCACAGTTGATAAGAATACTTACTCTTCGCTATAGTTATTCCTAACTTTTGTTTTGTATTATGTGGGAAATTATCATCCTATACTTTTTAATCCAACTATATGTgaaaaaccgaaaaaaaaaactaaatataaataaggttactatttataaatttactgaATGGTAAATATTGAATTATCAATGATACATAGGGCAGATTACTGGGCGGTCCACAACTAATGATGCGGACATTAAACTGGACGTAATTTTTCATGCAGTGGGCCTTATAATTATAACCATAGTTCTTTCCAAAAGtagtcacaaaaaataaaagagtaaagggtggtggtggtggaaaCTAAAACTTAGGTAAATTTTCATGGGGCACATAGTAGCACAATGGACATGATTAAAATCATGGTTGTTGTATCCACCTCCCATTTTCTATATGGGCCCAATGGAGGGTGGATATTTCATGTTTTGGACCCCCCCACCCCTCCCCgtagtttcaaattttgaaaaagcaagagagagagagagagagagagagagagagagagagagagagagagctttgtatgtttgttattattatacaaaaaataaatttggaggGAGAGATGCGTGGCATGAGTGTGAAAGGGGTTGCGCTCTCTCCGGgttctaaaaattaattacgtAAACCAGGTGCATTAGTAAGAGTGCACCTCACATGCATATGCTGTATTCAATTATTTGAGTTATAAGAAATtagtagaattaaaattttcaatcctTCTGCATTTAAGACTTTGgaatgttgaaaaaaaaaattgtttttttgagttagattgtaattttaatatctCTATCACAGCTTTTAAGTCTCAGTTTGGAATTATAACGCATGTTAGCAtcgatttttatatttttaaaaatttaaaaatttaaaagcgcTTTCAAAGTATTTAGACAGTCACACGTATAAAAACTGCTGCTTATGGACAATACGAATATTTGTTTTCTCGAAAATGAGCAAGGATGAAATAATCTTCCATCATAAatgcttatttttattattttgttcatcttaattttattttatgttgaaatttaatttttttcaaaatactaTAACTTATTTTATCTCATTCCAGATCAACTCATCGGAGTCAattacggaaaaaaaaaagtgagaaaaaaatataaccaaGTATTAAGCAATCAGCGttggaaaaattttatattcaataactGTAAAgtaaaaatctatttaaatcTGAACTTTACCTTCGATGAAACAAACAGTTGTGGTGCATGAGACGTTTCCGATACACCCGATGCGGCCAATAAtttctcgtctctctctctctctatctccatctctctttctctctcttaccgACACAAAACAACGCGGCCATAAAAGGCGTGGTTAGAGGGATGCAGCTGTTGCTTCCCTTCtctcactcctctctctctctctctctctctctttctctcttccctttAAACCCGCACGAAAACAAAAACCCCCaaacacatctctctctctctctctctctctctctctctctctttctctcgctcgTTCACATGGAAATGAAGGGCGAGCGCAATGCGCCATTATCCGGCGAGGCTCCGGCGAGGTCTCCGCCGGAGTCGGAGTCGCCGGCGCCGTCTCCGGCGAGCTCTGTTTTGGGGGATTTCATGCCAGGGCCTACAGTGGTCGGTGTTGCTGTTGTTAtctgtttaattttaattcatttttttcttctgcGTACTAAAGagtctcgttttttttttttatttgactaaataattaaggaattttttttggttaattgttCGTGTTAATTGTTAAATTCCCTGCTAGAATTTTAGTTTTGTAAAGCTCAGGTTTAGAACTGTTGCAGATTAATTTGTTCGTAGCAACATTTGCGGGTTCATAgagaatttattattattaatagttttTCCGGGAGAAACTATTTCTCTGTAAAATTGCTCTCATTAACATTTGAGGCTATAATAGAGAAATTATTCTCCGATATCATCAATTTTAGTTTTTGTTCGGCAAACCAAAAATTGCACCAACTTAAATTGGCAGCtcagatattttaaatttttgtacatTTACAAAAACATATCTCTTAATTACCAATTTAGGTTGGTGCAATTTTTGGATTGCAACagctatttcttttttcctttctttaatCTATGCATGCAGGAGACAGGAGAAGATGTGAGCCTTGAATGGCTCTCCATATATGTAGAGCAGTGCCTCTCCAGCTCCACCACTTTCTCCAATCCCCATTCCCTCACCACTCccccctcctccaccaccaataacaacaacaacaacatcaagaacaacaacaacaacaacaacatcaagaacaacaacaacaataagaaCAACAAGAACCCAAATTCTCAAACCCCACAATTTTGCCAAGAAACCCCTCAGCTTCCCCAGAATCCAATCCCGGTCCCTGCGAAGTCCAGGACCAAGAGAAGAAGAATCACCACCACGCCAAGAAGCCTCTTGGGCCCCCTCGGCGAAGCGCGCTATGAATATGACTATGACTACGACTACGACTACGGCCCCCTCCTCTTGGCCCCCCCTGACCCTCCCCTCCTCCACCAGACCCAATGGCTCGCCGACAGCGAGCTCCTCTCCTTCCCCAAAACCAACCCCCTGAAAGAAGAAGATCGCAGCGGCAGCGAAAGCAAGAACCCGACACCGAAAGGAGCTGAGGGtgatgatgacgatgacgatgacaatgaggaggagaagaagggtaaggaggaggaggaggaggagggggggcaGCAGCAACTGGGGGGCCAAGGCCAAGGCCAAGGGCAGCAACTGAGGAGGTGCACCCACTGCCTCTCACACAAGACACCCCAGTGGAGAGCAGGGCCCCTGGGCCCCAAAACACTCTGCAATGCATGTGGGGTGAGGTTCAAGTCAGGTAGGTTGCTCCCTGAGTATAGGCCTGCAAAGAGCCCCACTTTTGTGAGCTACAAGCACTCCAATTCTCACAAGAAGGTCATGGAGATGAGGATGATGGCCATCCTCTCCTCCCAATCCAATTGAATCaatgagagatagagagagagagaaagagaaggggaggGATCACAAAGAGTTGGGTTTGTTTAGCCTTGTTTAGTTTCCATTAGGGTGGTTCAATGTGTAAGTAAACAAGTAGAGAGGTTTGCATGAAGAGAGTAAATGCCAGAGTTGTTACATTTGTAGTGAGTTAGACTGATGAGCAT encodes:
- the LOC109713408 gene encoding GATA transcription factor 12-like, producing the protein MQLLLPFSHSSLSLSLSLSLFPLNPHENKNPQTHLSLSLSLSLSLFLSLVHMEMKGERNAPLSGEAPARSPPESESPAPSPASSVLGDFMPGPTVETGEDVSLEWLSIYVEQCLSSSTTFSNPHSLTTPPSSTTNNNNNNIKNNNNNNNIKNNNNNKNNKNPNSQTPQFCQETPQLPQNPIPVPAKSRTKRRRITTTPRSLLGPLGEARYEYDYDYDYDYGPLLLAPPDPPLLHQTQWLADSELLSFPKTNPLKEEDRSGSESKNPTPKGAEGDDDDDDDNEEEKKGKEEEEEEGGQQQLGGQGQGQGQQLRRCTHCLSHKTPQWRAGPLGPKTLCNACGVRFKSGRLLPEYRPAKSPTFVSYKHSNSHKKVMEMRMMAILSSQSN